The Chitinophaga pinensis DSM 2588 region TTTCTCATGCGCCGAATTCTATCTCGCTGGTAGAAGCTGCCGCTATGCCGACGGCCGGTATGACCGCGCAACAGATTATTGAGCGTTCCGGCTTGAAACATGAGCAGATATTGTTGCTGGTAGGTGCTACCGGTGGCGTAGGGTCGTTTATTGTGCAACTGGCCGCGATGCAGGGGATCTATGTGATCGCTACCGTGAGTAGTGAGGAAGATGAGGTGCGGATGAAGAAACTGGGGGCGAAAGAGACGATTAACTATAAGAAATTATCGATAGAGAAAGAGGTGAGCAGCAGATATCCTTCCGGCGTGGATGGGTTGATAGATCTGGTTAGTCCGGCGGCGGTATTTAAAGGGTTGACGGAGTTAGTGGCGGTTAAGGGAGTGGCGTTGACGACGGCGTTTGTGTCGACGGCGGAGGTGTTGAAGGCAAGGGGTTTGAGTGGTGGGAATTTTGAGACGCAGGGGACACCGGCGAGTTTGGATGCGTTGACGGATGCGGTGGATAATGGTGCGTTGGTGGTGCCGGTTGGGGAGGTGATTGGGATGCAGGATGTGCCGGGGGCGATAACGGAGAGTAGGAATTTGAAGGGGAAGGGGAAGACGGTGATCAGAATTGGCGGATAAGGTATAATAGTCTTCAACTGGGGTG contains the following coding sequences:
- a CDS encoding NADP-dependent oxidoreductase encodes the protein MKAVAVQQFKGVPEVMELPRPEVKPGTILVRVAAAGMNPFDWKLVDGILDGKMPHKFPLVLGVDGAGTVEAVGDGVTLFKPGDHIYGQFIHSPVGEGSYAEYVAVPEKAAISHAPNSISLVEAAAMPTAGMTAQQIIERSGLKHEQILLLVGATGGVGSFIVQLAAMQGIYVIATVSSEEDEVRMKKLGAKETINYKKLSIEKEVSSRYPSGVDGLIDLVSPAAVFKGLTELVAVKGVALTTAFVSTAEVLKARGLSGGNFETQGTPASLDALTDAVDNGALVVPVGEVIGMQDVPGAITESRNLKGKGKTVIRIGG